A window of the Lactuca sativa cultivar Salinas chromosome 5, Lsat_Salinas_v11, whole genome shotgun sequence genome harbors these coding sequences:
- the LOC128126258 gene encoding serine/threonine-protein kinase CTR1-like, whose amino-acid sequence MHAGIEGGGGVCEEESSVVESKEMRCVPVPVPVPVPIDKNYRVCEMIETPKAVKYSSSEQLSDIDQGKSTIRSNSFPVTAPRYLTLEPSLAMDWLEIAWDDLHIKERIGAGSFGTVHRAEWHGSDVAVKVLTVQDFQDDQLKEFLREVSIMKRVRHPNVVLFMGAVTVRPHFSIVTEYLPRGSLFRLIHRPTAGEIMDQRRRIRMALDVAKGINYLHCLNPPIVHWDLKSPNLLVDKNWTVKVCDFGLSRFKANTFISSKSVAGTPEWMAPEFLRGEPSNEKSDVYSFGVILWELVTMQQPWNGLSPAQVVGAVAFQNGKLTIPINTPPALTSLMESCWADDPAQRPTFKSIVNSLKKLLKSPAQMGPP is encoded by the exons ATGCATGCAGGCATTGAAGGAGGAGGGGGAGTATGTGAGGAAGAAAGCAGTGTAGTAGAATCAAAGGAAATGAGATGTGTCCCGGTCCCAGTCCCAGTCCCAGTCCCAATTGATAAAAACTATAGAGTTTGTGAGATGATTGAAACGCCAAAAGCAGTGAAATACAGTAGTAGTGAGCAGTTATCAGATATTGATCAAGGTAAGAGTACAATTAGAAGCAATAGTTTTCCTGTGACTGCTCCAAGGTACTTGACCCTTGAGCCATCTCTTGCAATGGACTGGCTGGAGATAGCTTGGGATGACTTGCATATCAAGGAGCGTATTGGTGCTG GCTCTTTTGGGACAGTGCATCGAGCAGAGTGGCATGGATCG GATGTGGCAGTTAAGGTATTAACTGTCCAGGACTTCCAAGATGATCAGTTGAAGGAGTTTCTGAGGGAg GTTTCAATTATGAAACGAGTGCGGCATCCGAATGTGGTTCTGTTCATGGGTGCAGTGACTGTTCGCCCACATTTTTCAATAGTGACAGAGTACTTACCTAG GGGTAGTCTATTTCGTCTTATACATCGACCAACAGCTGGTGAAATTATGGATCAAAGGCGACGTATACGCATGGCTTTGGATGTG GCAAAGGGTATCAATTATCTTCATTGTCTTAATCCTCCAATCGTTCACTGGGATCTCAAATCTCCAAACTTATTGGTCGATAAAAACTGGACTGTCAAG GTTTGTGATTTTGGGTTATCCAGATTTAAAGCAAATACTTTCATATCATCAAAATCTGTTGCAGGAACA CCTGAATGGATGGCCCCTGAATTCCTGCGTGGTGAGCCCTCGAATGAAAAATCTGATGTTTACAGTTTCGGTGTCATCTTGTGGGAGCTCGTCACCATGCAGCAGCCATGGAACGGACTCAGCCCTGCCCAG GTTGTGGGAGCAGTGGCTTTCCAGAACGGGAAACTAACGATACCCATCAACACCCCTCCGGCATTAACTTCACTCATGGAATCATGTTGGGCCGA TGATCCTGCTCAACGCCCAACTTTTAAGAGCATTGTTAACTCTTTAAAGAAGTTGCTCAAGTCTCCAGCACAAATGGGACCTCCATGA